A segment of the Fibrobacter succinogenes subsp. succinogenes S85 genome:
ATATCTGTCAGCTAAATCAATCTCGTTTACAGATAATCAAATTGAAGAAAATGTTGTTTTTGTCGATGATTATACCGTTGATGGCTATGGTTGTCAAAATCAATTAGTTCAGGAAACGATAAAAAACGCCTTGTTCAATTATGGGATTCCTATGGATTCTACATATGTGGCAAAAGCTTTTGCCGGAATGAATGATTATTTAGTGTTACGCAAAATTAAATCGAAAAATGTGCTGTTTATCCATACAGGCGGAACCCCTTTGTTTTTCGACAGTTTGAAGGATATGGAGTAGAAAATGAATTTCTTGATTCTTAGTTGTGGTACCCGTAATAAGGTTGTCCAATATTTTAAGAGAACTTTTAAAGATGGTAGGATTGTCGCTACAGATTGTAGTGAAATTGCTCCGGCGCTTTTTGATGCCGACAAGTATTACATCGTTCCGCGCATTACGGCTGATGGTTATCTTGATATTATTCTTGACATTTGCAAGAAGGAACATATTGATGGAGTTCTCTCTCTGATTGATCCAGAACTGAATCTGCTTGCAAAGAATCACAAGCTGTTTGATGATGCTGGTGTCAAAATCATTGGTTCTAGTTTGGAGCTATGCGAGCGCAGCCTTGACAAATTCAAGATGTACAACTGGTTGAAAGACCATGGCTACAATTGCGCAAAATCCTATATGGATCGTGACGCATTTTATGCCGATTTGGCAAAAGGCGAAATTCAGTACCCTGTTTTTGTGAAGCCGGCTTGTGGAAGTGCTAGTATTGCGATATCTAAGGCTTTCGATAAGGAAACTGTTGATTTGCTATGCACACATTCCGAAGGAATGATGATTCAGGAATTCTTGAAAGGCCAGGAAATTGGCGCAGACGTGTATATTGACATGATTAGCAAAAAGGTTGTGTCAATCTTCACCAAGAAAAAGATTGTGATGCGCGCCGGTGAAACTGACAAGGCTGTATCTTTCAAAAATCCTGAATTGTTTGCGTTGGTAAAGAAGTTTGCAGAAGAAAGCGGCTTCACTGGACAGATTGATATTGACATCTTTGAAATTGATGGCAAATACTATATCTCTGAGGTAAATCCGCGCTTTGGCGGGGGATATCCTCATGCCTTTGAATGCGGTTGCAATCACATGGCCCTGATTGAGAATAACCTCAAGGGTGTTGAAAATAAAGAGAATATAGGCTGCTATGAAGAAGGCGTCTATATGATGAAATACAATGAGATTGCGGTAAAGAAGGCATAGATGAAAATCCTTTATGTAACAACTGTTTCTGGAACAATGGATTTTTTCCCTGAGCATATAAAAATGCTTTTGCAGGAAGGCCATTCTGTGGAAATTGCAACATCGTGTTCGGTAAAACCGATTAATCCTTTGTATAATGAACTTGGTTGTAAAGTTTACGACATCCCTTTTTCTCGATCTCCATTCAGCGCGGACAATTTAAAAGCCTATAAGATGCTCAAACATCTTGTAGAAGCGGAATGCTACGATATTGTTCATACGCATACGCCGAATGCGTCAATGATCGCAAGACTTGCGTGTCGAAATGTTCGTAAAAAGGGTACGAAAGTCATTTATACTGCGCATGGATTCCATTTCTTTAAGGGTGCTCCACTTAAGAATTGGTTGATGTATTATCCCGTAGAAAAATTCTGTGCAAGATACACTGATGTGTTGATTACCATTAATAAAGAAGATTATGAATTGGCGCAAAAGAAGATACATGCCAAGAAAGTTTGCTATGTTCCTGGGGTTGGTATTGACCTTGAGGCGATCAAGTCTGTTCAAGCAAACAGAAATGATATTCGTAAGGCAATTGGTGTACCGGAAGATTGCTTGTTACTACTTTCAATTGGTGAACTAAATGTCAACAAGAATCATCAAGTTGTCTTGAAGGCTTTTGCAGAACTCAGCAATAAGAATACTCATTATGCAATTGCCGGGATTGGAGACCAAAAAGACAATTTGCTGAATTTGGCAAAAGAACTTGGTGTGGAATCCCGATTCCATTTACTCGGGTATAGGGCAGATGCCTTGAATCTTTATCGAGTAGCTGATGTATTTGTATTTCCGTCATTCCGAGAAGGACTTTCTGTGTCTATGATGGAAGCTATGGCGAGTGGTCTTCCTATTATTTGCTCTAAGATTCGCGGAAATGTAGATCTTGTTCAAAATGAAAAAGGCGGCTTATATTTTTCGCCTGGTGATGTTAAGACGCTTTTAGATCCGCTAGAAAAAATGATTGATGATGAAAAGAGTCGTAAGCAATTTGGATTATACAATATGATTGCTATTGAACGATTTGGGCTGCAGAAGATTCTTGGAAATATAAAGGAAATTTATAAATGAAAGTGCTGCATGTTGTAAATACAAATTGTTTTTCTGGCGCAGAAAATGTGGTATGCCAAATTATTGATGTCTTTAGAAATGACATGAATATGGCGTACTGTGGCCTTGAGGGACCGATTAGACAGGCTTTGGAAAAAAGAAATATTAAGTTTTTTCCTATTAAGAAAATGTCTGTGAGCTGTTTAAAAAAAGTGATAAAAGAATTTAAACCTGATGTTGTTCATTCCCATGATATGCGAGCTTCTTTTTTTACCTCGCTTGCGTGTGGAACAATTCCTCTTGTTTGTCATATTCATAATAATGCTTTTGATTCAAGGGCGATAAGTTTAAAAAGCGTGTTGTTTTTGCTGGCAGCTCTAAAGGCTAAGCATATTTTTTGGGTCTCTGATAGCTCATTTGCCGGCTATTTCTTTCATCAGTTGTTTAAAAACAAAAGCTCAATTTTGTTGAATGTTATAAATGTTGAGTCCTTGATAAAGAAAAAGAATGAAGATTCTTGTGAATACGACTATGATGTTGTCTTTGTAGGCCGTTTGACGTACCAAAAAAATACAGAACGCCTTATAGAAGTTTTACATAGATTGGTAGAGAAATGTCCAAATGTGAAATGTGGTATTGTTGGCGGTGGTGAATTAGCGAATGATACTTCAGATCTTATTAGAGAAAAATTGCTTGATAAGAATGTGTTTATGTTGGGATTTAAAGCTAATCCTTTGAAAATATTAAGTGACAGTAAGGTGATGCTGATGACCTCCCGTTGGGAGGGGTTACCAATGTGTGCCTTGGAAGCTTTGGCCTTGGGTGTTCCCGTTGTTTCGACTCCTGTTGATGGCTTGCTTTCTATAATTAATCAAGGTGAGAATGGCTTTTTAAGCGATAATAATGAGGAGCTAGTTGCGTTTTTAACACAGATTGTTAATGACGATTCTTTTCGTGAAAAAATGTCAAGAAAGTGTGTAGAACTTAGTGGCGAATACAATGATTTATGTGAGTATAGACGCAATTTGAAAAGTGTTTACGACAATGCTTGCTGTTGAAACCTTTATGCAGAATTACCTTAGAATCCCGTTTTCTGCTACAATTGCAATTCTGCCAATTTTAGCAGTGTATAAGTTTTTGCCTGGTGTATCCCTAGCATTCTTTCTATTGTGGTTATGTTTGTTTCCATTACTTTTTTTCTCAAATGAAGAAAAAAAATTTTCTTGGGAAGAATATGTTTTTCTACTAAATATTGTAATTATATCTGTATTTGGTGCGATAGTTCATCTTACAATTGATAATGCTTGGTTTGATATAAACTTGTTTTTTCATAACATGTTTAGTATTGTTTTATGCGTTATCCCGTTATGCATTGTTGTTAATTTGATTGATGTAAAAGTATTTGTAAAAACAGTGCTTTTTTTTGGTGTGGTTGTTTCCTTAGTTTTAATTTGGCAATGGGTTTTCTTGTTTTTGACAGGATCTTTTCAAAATGATGTCTTTATTCCTGGACTAGAATTGAATCGACGTGTTGAAACATTTGTTGTATATAGACCATCGTCTTTTTTTACTGAACCAGCACATTTTTCTATTTATGTGCTTCCAGCTTTTCAAATCGCATTGTTGCAAAAAAAATATATTTTGACTTATCTTTTTGCGCTGTCAATTTTGTGCTCGAGTAGTAGTACTGGATTTCTTATGTTGGGGATATTGCTTGTGTATCATTTATGTAAAATAGGTATGTCAAAGTGGTACCTTGCTATTGGCGTTTTGTTTTTGATTGTCCTGAGTATTGTCATCTGTTATTTCCTTTTTTCTGATATATTTTTGGTCAATATGAATAAGTTGTCTAGGATAAGCAAAGGAAGCTCTGATGACAGATTGTTTGGTCCGCTGGCTTATTTGTCGGCATTCAATGCCTGGGAACATATGTTCGGAATAACGCTGAATCAATTAGGTAATTTCTCAATTGTTGAAAATGCATGTGGCCTTTCAAAAAATTATGCAAATGCATTGATATATATGTACATTTCTTTTGGGTTGTTTGGGGTTATAAATTTTATTTTTTATATAGTGAGGAAATGGAGGTCGATTAAGGGGCCGCATGTTTTTTTCTTAATTTTTTTTGGAATCTTTTGTACTGACCAAATTTTGTTTAATGCCCATTTCTTTTATTTAATGTGTTTTATTTTGTTGTCTGATCAAATATGTGCCAAATGTGCCAAACAAAAAAGTAAAGTAGGAAAAATGAAAGTACTATATCTTACTGTACCGTCTTTTTTTGATTTAGATATTTCTCTTGTTCGAGAAATGTCTGCGCTTGTTGATGTTCATGTGCTGTTGGTTGTATCTCCACAATCTTTAAAATCTTCAGCTTTTTCAATTGAAAAAATTGATTCAAGATGTGAGATCTTTTCTGCAAATGAATATAATGCTATTCAAAAGTATAAAGATGTTATAGATTTAAAGAAATGGTTTGTTGCAAATAATCCAGATAATAGTTTTTTTTCTTGCATCAAATTGTCTAAAAAAATAAAAAATTTTATACGTCGGAACCATTTTGATATACTTCATGTTACTTCGGCGTGTAAAACGATATTTTTTTTAACTCCATTTATCTATTCTTTTCCGTATACTTTGCTGACTGTTCATGATCCAATTGACCATGGGAATATATCTTGGTTTGAAAATTTCTTTAGACGAAAGATGTTTTACAGAGCGAATAAAAACGTCCTTCTTTTAAGCACGGCTCTTCTAGATTCGTTTTGTAAAAAATACCATGTGAAAAAAAATAGAATCTATTTTTCCTCATTAAGTGTTTATGATATATTGACAACATTCAAAACAATGCGAAACATGTATGGAAACTATATTTTATTTTTCGGTAGGATTGAACCTTATAAAGGTGTTGATGTGCTAGTGACGGCTTATGAAAAATCGGAACTGCCTTCGAAAGGAATAAAACTAGTTATTGCAGGAAAGGGAAACTTGTGCATTACAGATTCTGACTTGTCTAAGGATGTAATTTTTATTAATCGTTTTATTGAAAATGATGAATTGGCGAATTTAATTCGTCATTGTAAGTATGTTGTTTTGCCATACTTGTCGGCGACGCAGAGTGGTTGTGTGATGTCCGCTTTTGCATTTAACAAACCTGTTTTGGCGACAGATGTAGGTGATTTTCCATTGACAATAGAAAATAGTAAAACGGGAATGATTTGCGAAGCAAATAATATTGACAGTCTGTGTAGGGCGATTAATGAAATGAGTAAAATAAATCTGGATATTTTGAGTGCGTGTATAAAAGAACGTTTTTGTGAAAATGGCCCTTTTTCATGGAGTAGTATTGCGAAATCGTTGTTTAATGTTTATGAATCAATTGTGCTTAATTCGAGGAATTGATTAAATTAGGAGACTAAATATGTTAGTTAGTGTGATAATCCCAGTTTTTAATGTGCAGAATTATGTGGGACGCACTATCGAGTGCATTCAGAATCAGTCTTATAGAGATCTCGAAATTATTATAGTTGATGACGGCTCAACGGATGACTCAGGAAAGATTTGTGATTCATTTGCTTCGCATGATCAAAGAATAAAGGTATTTCATAAACAAAATGGTGGTGTTTCAAAAGCGAGAAATTATGGTCTTGCAAAATCACAAGGTGATTGTTTTACATTTATAGATGCAGATGATTTGGTTGGACTCGATTATGTTCGTGACCTTGTTCACGTGATGAAACTATATGATGCCGGTGTGGTTCGCCCAATTTGGGAGAAATGTGGTGAAATATTTGATTACGGCTTGTCCTATGATGAAAATGGCGCCTTTTTGATGGAAAAAAAAGATTTTGACAGCATGCGTTATTGTAATTCTATATGGGGATTATACGATAAAAAGTTCATATCGAATTTGTTCTTTAAGGAAGATATTCATTTGTGTGAGGATACTCTTTTTAATTTTTCAGCCTTTTTAATGGCTGGAAAAATGGCGTTGACAAATCGTGCGTGTTACAACTATATTGTCAGAAATGATTCTGTCTGCAATCAAAAAATAGGAAGAAAACAGCTTACTATTTGCAATGCTTATCATGAAATGTACAATCTAATAGAAGATGATGAAAAATTAAAAGATGTTGTCGAGAAATTTGAATTTGGGACGTTGATTAATTTACACAGGAAAATAGTAATAAACAAAACGTATAAAGAATATGTTGATGAATTTAAAAGCATTCGAAAAAGAATCATTTTCCTTAAATCCAAATGGTTAAAGGAAGAAAAGATGTCTACGCAATTGTCGGAATATATTTTTTTGTATTGCCCTGCAATAATCGCAAACATGTGTTATAAAGTTAAAGGCTTACTTCCTTTTATTTTTAGGCGTTAATCCTCCTTTAGATAAGCTCTTCTAACAAAAAGGTCTGGTTTTATGAACGTAGTCATTGTAACGCAACGATTAGAGAATAATTATGGTGGTATTTTGCAAAATTACGCCTTGCAAAAAATATTAATAAGAAACAACCATTCTCCGATAACGGTTGATGTGCTACCAAGGCAGACTCCATGGTGGATTTATTTGTGTTCTTGGATGAAAACATGTTTATTTCTATTCTTTAAGGCGAAACGAAGACATTTTGCTAAAATTGGAAAGATTCCCTTTAGAAATTCATTGTTTGGTTTATTTGTTTCTGAAAACATAAAGACAACGGGTTTATGTCGAAAACTTTCAAAAAATGTTCTTGCTCAATATAAAGCAGATGCTGTTATAGTTGGCTCTGATCAGGTTTGGCGTCCTATGTATAATTGTCGAATTGAAGATATGTTTCTTAAATTTGCTAAAGATTTTCCGATGAAGCGTATTTCATATGCAGCATCATTTGGTGTTGATTTTTGGGAGTATACGCCACAAAAGACCAAAGTGTGTTCTGAGCTTGCTCAAAAATTCGATGCTATCAGTGTCCGCGAAGAATCTGGCGTAGAACTTTGCAAAGTGCATCTTGGTGTTGATGCAACATGGGTTTTGGATCCAACTCTGTTATTGACCAAAGAAGATTACTTGCCGATTTGCGAAGAAGTTCCTGTTTGTAACGAAAAATACCTTGCTGTGTATGTGTTGGATGAAAACGAAGAGGTAATCACAACTTACAAAAAAAAGGCTACAGCTCGTGGGCTGATTGTCAAAAAATTCCATGCCGATTCCAAATCAACTTTGACAATTCCTGAATGGCTAGCCGTGTTCCGTGACGCTTCTTATGTGGTGACGGATTCCTTTCATGGAACTGTTTTCTCGATAATTTTTGGTAAGGAATTCAAGTGCATCTATAATGAAAAACGTGGATCAGCACGTTTTAAATCTCTCTTGAACTTGTATAATTCAGGAAAAATAGAAACTATGCGTGAATTTTCGTTGAATTGGCTTAAGAATGCTTTGGAAAAATAAATGAAATTAGAAAGAGACTCAAACTGTTCTTCTTGCGCGGCCTGTGCGAACATTTGCGCTCGAAGCGCAATAACAATGCGATTGGATGATAAAGGTTTTTATCGTCCTGTTATTGATACTGATAAATGTATATTCTGCGGAACTTGTGAGCAAGTCTGCCCGTGGACGAATGTTGTTTCAAATCCTAATGAATGTTTTAATGAGCCAAGAACTGTTGCAGCCTTTGCTAAGAATGATTCTATCCGCCTTGAATCGTCTAGTGGAGGTATCTTTACGATGTATCATCCAGAAATGGATGATAACAAGGGGACTTCAGTTGTTCTGCTGAATTCCAATCATGGCAAAACCCTATTCGACTCCATTGCTGATAAAATTGTTCAATGCGAATCGAAGTTGGAATACGCCATCGAAGGCAACCCCTGCATAGTCCGCTCTAGTAATCCACACCCCAAACGCGCCGAATTCTTTGCGAATTTGGACAAGTGCTCCATGGACGATCTGATAAATAAATATAGTCCTTATCCTTCATTTCCAAAACGAATGTATCACTAGGCAAAAAGATCCGTGAAAAAGATCGTGAATTCAATAAAGGGAAATTGAAAATGCGTACTCAAGAAGAAATAATGAAAAAATGGCCTACGAATTGGACAACTCCAATGGTAAGCGTTCGGTGTATTACGTATAACCAAGAATCGTATATTGCAAAAGCTCTTGACGGTTTTTTAATGCAAGAGACCGATTTTCCTTTTGAAGTTATCGTTCATGATGATGCATCTACAGATCGAACAGCTGATATCATAAGAGAATACGTGGCCAAGTTCCCGAAGATAATCAAGCCAATTTATGAAACTGAAAATCAATATTCGAAACGGGATGGCTCCATTGCACGAATTATGTTGCCCTTTTTAAGGGGTAAATATGTTGCTTTTTGCGAAGGGGATGATTATTGGTGTGATGCAAACAAACTGCAACTCCAATATGAAGCCATGGAACAACATCCAGAATGTTCAATTTGCCTACACAAGGTTCAAGTTATTTATGAAAATGGTGAGAAAACAAAAAGGATTATGCCTGCTGGGAAAAAATTTAAAACAGGATTCATAACTCAAGATGAATACGCTTATTGCATAATATCTCAAGCGGATGTATATTTTCATTTGTCCAGTTATTTTACAAAGACTGATTTCTTGATTCGTATTCAGAGGAATAAGCCAGATTACTACAAATACTCTACTGCTGGAGATGCTAAATTACAGCGTTTTTGTTTAAATGAAGGAAAACCATTCTTTATAGACAGAATTATGTCTTGTTACCGCACTCAAAGTCGTGGCTCGTGGACATTGAGAGAACATTCGACAAAAGAGCAACGAAAAAAACACATGGAAAATATGATCAAGTTAGATGATTCTTTTGATAATTATTCAAATTATCGCTTTCATAATTTTATAGAATATGGTAAAAAATATCGTTTCTATCGTTATTTAGATCGTTTCAGCCAATATAAGGAACTGTTAAAAAAAGAAAATAAGGAAAAATTACCCCCAATCCCCATCGCTCGAAAGATTTATTACAGAATACTCTCTGTATTCCCTTGGGTGCGCAATGTGGTTATTTTCTTAAGAAAATATGTGTAATAAGAGGTGTTCTCTAGCCCCTCTTACAGGCATTCCTCGTTGTATAGGGTTCTCTATGTAGTGGGGAGGAGTGATGACTTGCTGCGTATCCATGCTGGTCGCAATCGTGGTCAACGTCGAAGGCTAACGCGAAATTCAGGTAGCTGCAGAGGGGTGGATTGTGACTCAGTTTAGTTTACAGCCTCTTTGTGGTTGAATTATTAACGAAATGAGTAACCTTGATATAGTTAGATGACGAATTTCTTGTTTTTGATTCTATCCAATTCACCCCTATCAAAAGCGGCAATATTTTCGACAGCCCCTCTCATCATACCCTGGAAGGTTTCAAAGGAAAGCCCAGCAATATGCGGTGTAAGGATTACATTATCAAGCGTCTTTAGGGGATCATCTGCTAGCATAGGTTCTTCATAGTGGACGTCGAGCCCAGCAGAGCGAATCTTGCCGGAAACAAGCGCCTTATACAGAGCATCTTCGTCAATAAGCTTGCCTCGTGCCGTATTCACTACAATGGCTCCATCCTTCATCTTTTCAAGGGCCACCGCATTTAAAATCTTTTGATTGTCCGCAGTCAGTGGGCAATGGAAAGAGAGAATATCCGCATCAGGCAGCAGTTCGTCAAATGAAGCCCGGAAAGAGATTCCCAAAGTCTTTTCGACATCTTCATTTTGGCGGAATATATCCGTATAGATAATGTTGGCTCCAAAAGCATGGAGAATACCAGCCGTAATGCGGCCTATGTTCCCCATGCCAACCATGGCAACCGTCTTGCCAAAGAGTTCGTTACAGGAGACTCCAGTTTCCTGCTTTTTCCAAACGCCCTTCTTGACATTCGATGAAATCAGCGGAATGTTCTTGAGACAATTTAGAATCAAAGTTACGGTATGCTCAGCCACACTACGGGCATTTATACCAGCATTCACATAA
Coding sequences within it:
- a CDS encoding glycosyltransferase family 4 protein, with translation MKILYVTTVSGTMDFFPEHIKMLLQEGHSVEIATSCSVKPINPLYNELGCKVYDIPFSRSPFSADNLKAYKMLKHLVEAECYDIVHTHTPNASMIARLACRNVRKKGTKVIYTAHGFHFFKGAPLKNWLMYYPVEKFCARYTDVLITINKEDYELAQKKIHAKKVCYVPGVGIDLEAIKSVQANRNDIRKAIGVPEDCLLLLSIGELNVNKNHQVVLKAFAELSNKNTHYAIAGIGDQKDNLLNLAKELGVESRFHLLGYRADALNLYRVADVFVFPSFREGLSVSMMEAMASGLPIICSKIRGNVDLVQNEKGGLYFSPGDVKTLLDPLEKMIDDEKSRKQFGLYNMIAIERFGLQKILGNIKEIYK
- a CDS encoding glycosyltransferase family 2 protein gives rise to the protein MRTQEEIMKKWPTNWTTPMVSVRCITYNQESYIAKALDGFLMQETDFPFEVIVHDDASTDRTADIIREYVAKFPKIIKPIYETENQYSKRDGSIARIMLPFLRGKYVAFCEGDDYWCDANKLQLQYEAMEQHPECSICLHKVQVIYENGEKTKRIMPAGKKFKTGFITQDEYAYCIISQADVYFHLSSYFTKTDFLIRIQRNKPDYYKYSTAGDAKLQRFCLNEGKPFFIDRIMSCYRTQSRGSWTLREHSTKEQRKKHMENMIKLDDSFDNYSNYRFHNFIEYGKKYRFYRYLDRFSQYKELLKKENKEKLPPIPIARKIYYRILSVFPWVRNVVIFLRKYV
- a CDS encoding ATP-grasp domain-containing protein, whose protein sequence is MNFLILSCGTRNKVVQYFKRTFKDGRIVATDCSEIAPALFDADKYYIVPRITADGYLDIILDICKKEHIDGVLSLIDPELNLLAKNHKLFDDAGVKIIGSSLELCERSLDKFKMYNWLKDHGYNCAKSYMDRDAFYADLAKGEIQYPVFVKPACGSASIAISKAFDKETVDLLCTHSEGMMIQEFLKGQEIGADVYIDMISKKVVSIFTKKKIVMRAGETDKAVSFKNPELFALVKKFAEESGFTGQIDIDIFEIDGKYYISEVNPRFGGGYPHAFECGCNHMALIENNLKGVENKENIGCYEEGVYMMKYNEIAVKKA
- a CDS encoding glycosyltransferase, with translation MKVLHVVNTNCFSGAENVVCQIIDVFRNDMNMAYCGLEGPIRQALEKRNIKFFPIKKMSVSCLKKVIKEFKPDVVHSHDMRASFFTSLACGTIPLVCHIHNNAFDSRAISLKSVLFLLAALKAKHIFWVSDSSFAGYFFHQLFKNKSSILLNVINVESLIKKKNEDSCEYDYDVVFVGRLTYQKNTERLIEVLHRLVEKCPNVKCGIVGGGELANDTSDLIREKLLDKNVFMLGFKANPLKILSDSKVMLMTSRWEGLPMCALEALALGVPVVSTPVDGLLSIINQGENGFLSDNNEELVAFLTQIVNDDSFREKMSRKCVELSGEYNDLCEYRRNLKSVYDNACC
- a CDS encoding glycosyltransferase family 4 protein codes for the protein MLAVETFMQNYLRIPFSATIAILPILAVYKFLPGVSLAFFLLWLCLFPLLFFSNEEKKFSWEEYVFLLNIVIISVFGAIVHLTIDNAWFDINLFFHNMFSIVLCVIPLCIVVNLIDVKVFVKTVLFFGVVVSLVLIWQWVFLFLTGSFQNDVFIPGLELNRRVETFVVYRPSSFFTEPAHFSIYVLPAFQIALLQKKYILTYLFALSILCSSSSTGFLMLGILLVYHLCKIGMSKWYLAIGVLFLIVLSIVICYFLFSDIFLVNMNKLSRISKGSSDDRLFGPLAYLSAFNAWEHMFGITLNQLGNFSIVENACGLSKNYANALIYMYISFGLFGVINFIFYIVRKWRSIKGPHVFFLIFFGIFCTDQILFNAHFFYLMCFILLSDQICAKCAKQKSKVGKMKVLYLTVPSFFDLDISLVREMSALVDVHVLLVVSPQSLKSSAFSIEKIDSRCEIFSANEYNAIQKYKDVIDLKKWFVANNPDNSFFSCIKLSKKIKNFIRRNHFDILHVTSACKTIFFLTPFIYSFPYTLLTVHDPIDHGNISWFENFFRRKMFYRANKNVLLLSTALLDSFCKKYHVKKNRIYFSSLSVYDILTTFKTMRNMYGNYILFFGRIEPYKGVDVLVTAYEKSELPSKGIKLVIAGKGNLCITDSDLSKDVIFINRFIENDELANLIRHCKYVVLPYLSATQSGCVMSAFAFNKPVLATDVGDFPLTIENSKTGMICEANNIDSLCRAINEMSKINLDILSACIKERFCENGPFSWSSIAKSLFNVYESIVLNSRN
- a CDS encoding 4Fe-4S dicluster domain-containing protein, with product MKLERDSNCSSCAACANICARSAITMRLDDKGFYRPVIDTDKCIFCGTCEQVCPWTNVVSNPNECFNEPRTVAAFAKNDSIRLESSSGGIFTMYHPEMDDNKGTSVVLLNSNHGKTLFDSIADKIVQCESKLEYAIEGNPCIVRSSNPHPKRAEFFANLDKCSMDDLINKYSPYPSFPKRMYH
- a CDS encoding polysaccharide pyruvyl transferase family protein produces the protein MNVVIVTQRLENNYGGILQNYALQKILIRNNHSPITVDVLPRQTPWWIYLCSWMKTCLFLFFKAKRRHFAKIGKIPFRNSLFGLFVSENIKTTGLCRKLSKNVLAQYKADAVIVGSDQVWRPMYNCRIEDMFLKFAKDFPMKRISYAASFGVDFWEYTPQKTKVCSELAQKFDAISVREESGVELCKVHLGVDATWVLDPTLLLTKEDYLPICEEVPVCNEKYLAVYVLDENEEVITTYKKKATARGLIVKKFHADSKSTLTIPEWLAVFRDASYVVTDSFHGTVFSIIFGKEFKCIYNEKRGSARFKSLLNLYNSGKIETMREFSLNWLKNALEK
- a CDS encoding 2-hydroxyacid dehydrogenase translates to MPKILHTYRYTGKPWEILKSVVPAGFEIKTLDEPTQEQLIKEAVDADYFLVSGRLLINEEVLTAAKNLKMIQRTGVGTEMLDKAAIKARKIPVYVNAGINARSVAEHTVTLILNCLKNIPLISSNVKKGVWKKQETGVSCNELFGKTVAMVGMGNIGRITAGILHAFGANIIYTDIFRQNEDVEKTLGISFRASFDELLPDADILSFHCPLTADNQKILNAVALEKMKDGAIVVNTARGKLIDEDALYKALVSGKIRSAGLDVHYEEPMLADDPLKTLDNVILTPHIAGLSFETFQGMMRGAVENIAAFDRGELDRIKNKKFVI
- a CDS encoding glycosyltransferase family 2 protein, which gives rise to MLVSVIIPVFNVQNYVGRTIECIQNQSYRDLEIIIVDDGSTDDSGKICDSFASHDQRIKVFHKQNGGVSKARNYGLAKSQGDCFTFIDADDLVGLDYVRDLVHVMKLYDAGVVRPIWEKCGEIFDYGLSYDENGAFLMEKKDFDSMRYCNSIWGLYDKKFISNLFFKEDIHLCEDTLFNFSAFLMAGKMALTNRACYNYIVRNDSVCNQKIGRKQLTICNAYHEMYNLIEDDEKLKDVVEKFEFGTLINLHRKIVINKTYKEYVDEFKSIRKRIIFLKSKWLKEEKMSTQLSEYIFLYCPAIIANMCYKVKGLLPFIFRR